One part of the Camelina sativa cultivar DH55 unplaced genomic scaffold, Cs unpScaffold04592, whole genome shotgun sequence genome encodes these proteins:
- the LOC109131761 gene encoding type II inositol polyphosphate 5-phosphatase 14-like, which produces GFLQRSRHAIMGAAGAVRRAATRSTGAFAEDTRKVEAIAIAADGSIWTGSMNGVIAQWDGNGNRLREVNHHQQAVLCFCTFGDRIYVGYASGYIQVLDLGGKLIASWVSHNEPVIKLAAGGGFIFSLATHGGVRGWYVTSPGPLDSVIRTELSQKEMSYARQDSVKILVGTWNVGEGRASRGALVSWLSSAVSDVGIVAIGLQEVDMG; this is translated from the coding sequence GCTGTTCGTCGAGCAGCCACTAGAAGTACAGGAGCTTTTGCAGAAGACACTAGGAAAGTAGAAGCTATTGCGATAGCAGCAGATGGATCAATTTGGACTGGAAGCATGAATGGCGTAATTGCTCAGTGGGACGGAAATGGAAACCGTTTGCGGGAGGTGAATCATCATCAGCAGGCTGTTCTGTGCTTTTGCACTTTTGGTGATCGAATATATGTGGGTTATGCAAGTGGTTACATCCAGGTCTTGGATCTTGGTGGAAAGCTAATTGCAAGCTGGGTTTCACACAATGAACCTGTGATAAAGCTAGCAGCAGGTGGTGGTTTCATTTTTAGCTTAGCAACTCATGGTGGTGTAAGAGGATGGTATGTGACATCTCCAGGACCTCTGGACAGCGTAATCCGAACGGAACTCTCTCAAAAGGAAATGTCCTATGCTCGACAAGACAGTGTTAAAATCTTGGTTGGTACCTGGAATGTTGGTGAAGGGCGGGCCTCACGTGGGGCGCTTGTGTCTTGGCTGAGTTCTGCTGTTTCAGATGTCGGCATTGTTGCTATTGGGTTGCAAGAGGTGGATATGGGG